One genomic segment of Stenotrophomonas sp. 704A1 includes these proteins:
- a CDS encoding RHS repeat-associated core domain-containing protein: MNGISSLLIRAVLAVVLLAACVAPAAGQEVVEYIHTDALGSPVAITDAGGNVIERTVYEPYGAVVSRALKDGPGYTGHVTDSGTGLSYMEQRYYDSELGVFLSVDPIAAYSHHGGQNRYWYANQSPYKFTDPDGRSAALAFEFIVPVVVLATGYYVLTTPQQRADMGRRLEAGIRGVVKQSQANSGASPDKAIVDDLTRGKGPAPGEAGKKGELGGDPDGGDADWNGMKDAPGVTGDDRNLKLPGGGSANRHDSTRPYPDGLVPKGTDTIRVYVTGSKIPITVRYPKKP; encoded by the coding sequence ATGAATGGAATCAGCTCGTTGTTGATTCGAGCGGTACTCGCGGTGGTTCTGCTGGCGGCCTGCGTGGCCCCGGCGGCCGGCCAGGAAGTCGTCGAGTACATCCACACCGATGCACTAGGTTCGCCGGTGGCGATCACTGATGCGGGCGGCAATGTCATCGAGCGTACGGTGTATGAGCCGTATGGGGCGGTGGTCAGTCGGGCGTTGAAGGATGGTCCTGGGTACACCGGGCATGTGACGGACTCGGGGACCGGGCTGAGTTACATGGAGCAGCGGTATTACGACTCTGAACTGGGCGTTTTCCTTAGCGTTGATCCAATCGCTGCATACTCTCATCATGGGGGGCAAAATAGGTACTGGTACGCAAATCAAAGCCCCTATAAATTTACAGATCCCGATGGGCGGTCGGCCGCCTTGGCATTTGAGTTCATCGTTCCAGTCGTAGTCCTGGCGACTGGCTACTATGTACTTACCACCCCCCAGCAACGTGCGGATATGGGGCGTCGGCTTGAGGCTGGGATTCGAGGAGTTGTCAAACAGAGCCAAGCGAACTCTGGCGCATCGCCTGATAAGGCTATTGTTGATGATCTCACCAGAGGTAAAGGGCCTGCGCCGGGCGAGGCGGGAAAGAAAGGTGAGCTTGGTGGCGATCCTGACGGAGGGGACGCTGACTGGAACGGGATGAAGGACGCTCCTGGTGTTACCGGCGATGATCGGAACCTTAAATTACCCGGAGGCGGGAGCGCGAATCGTCACGATAGTACGCGCCCATACCCGGATGGATTGGTGCCTAAAGGTACGGATACGATTAGGGTGTATGTTACCGGTAGTAAAATTCCCATCACCGTGCGGTATCCAAAGAAGCCATGA
- a CDS encoding RHS repeat-associated core domain-containing protein: protein MLLVVATMAGAASAAAQEVVEYIHTDALGSPVAITDAGGNVIERTVYEPYGAVVNRPLKDGPGYTGHVTDLGTGLSMQQRYYDPAIASFISADPVEANGHTSPNFNRYKYALGNPYSHVDPDGRCESVSTCQMMRDDLAVINGEMGLDERRSRQEARAAGVAAGVSVLAASRIPAATAAVIGGAKSAFINIASRVASLTRSQHQAIKKTNNIVDDNAKPHDFDGAAKELRGIEIGFDHVTEMQNSLKGLSSAAKSLRGSLNNPSLSKGQRVRIQRTLDKADEKIAKMKEALGGGRWLAAR, encoded by the coding sequence GTGCTTCTTGTTGTGGCGACGATGGCCGGTGCTGCGTCGGCTGCGGCCCAGGAAGTGGTGGAATACATCCACACTGACGCGCTGGGCTCACCAGTGGCAATCACCGATGCAGGCGGGAATGTCATCGAGCGTACGGTGTATGAGCCGTATGGAGCGGTAGTCAATCGACCGCTCAAGGATGGGCCGGGGTATACCGGGCATGTGACGGACTTGGGTACGGGGCTGAGTATGCAGCAGCGGTACTACGACCCGGCTATTGCATCTTTCATAAGTGCGGATCCGGTTGAGGCTAATGGGCATACGTCTCCCAATTTCAATCGTTATAAGTATGCCCTTGGAAATCCGTATAGTCATGTAGACCCAGACGGTCGTTGTGAGAGCGTATCCACATGCCAGATGATGAGAGATGACCTGGCAGTCATAAACGGCGAGATGGGGCTGGATGAGCGACGGTCTCGCCAGGAGGCAAGAGCGGCCGGAGTCGCTGCGGGAGTTTCAGTTCTGGCTGCCAGTCGTATTCCAGCAGCGACTGCAGCTGTCATCGGTGGTGCTAAGAGCGCATTTATCAATATTGCTAGTCGCGTTGCGTCGCTCACTCGATCTCAGCATCAGGCTATTAAGAAGACAAATAACATTGTTGATGATAATGCGAAGCCTCACGACTTTGATGGGGCTGCTAAAGAGCTTCGCGGGATTGAGATCGGCTTTGATCATGTGACCGAGATGCAAAACTCATTGAAGGGGCTGAGCTCCGCCGCAAAAAGCTTGAGGGGAAGTTTGAATAATCCGAGTCTTTCTAAGGGGCAGCGTGTTAGGATCCAGCGAACGCTTGACAAGGCGGATGAAAAAATAGCGAAGATGAAGGAGGCGCTTGGTGGTGGAAGATGGCTTGCTGCTAGATAG
- a CDS encoding DUF6973 domain-containing protein: MQRRRLFRAVCKLRRPSSSANQAISDEAVKSGSAERRGSEARSAIKLVGFVDAVRARNAAEDAKELARLSGLPGLSYGQGDAMRHCTWSCQMAREMGAESAKLIGDNHEIWGEGPHGGRQMDLNNNAIGRDLSARSGVCSSPCSEAAGNDELEVYVWR; this comes from the coding sequence ATGCAACGGCGGCGGCTGTTCCGAGCGGTCTGCAAGCTTCGGCGCCCCTCCAGTTCTGCCAATCAGGCCATCTCAGACGAAGCCGTAAAGTCGGGTAGTGCGGAGCGTCGGGGTAGTGAGGCGCGTAGTGCCATCAAACTTGTAGGGTTTGTCGACGCTGTGAGGGCACGCAACGCGGCGGAAGATGCCAAGGAACTTGCGAGATTGAGCGGGCTGCCCGGATTGTCTTACGGGCAAGGTGATGCAATGCGACACTGTACCTGGAGTTGCCAGATGGCGAGGGAAATGGGTGCCGAGAGCGCGAAACTGATTGGGGATAATCACGAAATCTGGGGTGAGGGTCCGCACGGAGGCAGGCAGATGGATCTGAATAACAATGCGATTGGCAGGGATCTTTCTGCAAGATCGGGGGTTTGTTCTTCTCCTTGTTCGGAGGCTGCAGGAAATGATGAGCTTGAAGTATATGTCTGGCGCTAG
- a CDS encoding RHS repeat domain-containing protein has translation MKGISSLLIRAVLAVVLLAACVAPAAGQEVVEYIHTDALGSPVAITDAGGNVIERTVYEPYGAVVNRLLKDGPGYTGHATDSGAGLSYMEQRYYDPETSAFLSVDPISATEVAFGRYYYANGNPYRFTDPDGRAPDEKVRSPRVATVGSAIKGVGVAPGSRMGTLGGAQVSSGGSSSQKGRRKECKKRIVHSRCRNEL, from the coding sequence ATGAAGGGAATCAGCTCGTTGTTGATTCGAGCGGTACTCGCGGTGGTTCTGCTGGCGGCCTGCGTGGCCCCGGCGGCTGGCCAGGAAGTCGTCGAGTACATCCACACCGATGCACTGGGTTCGCCGGTGGCGATCACTGATGCGGGCGGCAATGTCATCGAGCGTACGGTGTATGAGCCGTATGGGGCGGTAGTCAATCGGCTGTTGAAGGATGGGCCGGGATATACGGGGCATGCGACAGACTCAGGTGCGGGGCTGAGTTACATGGAGCAGCGGTATTACGATCCAGAGACGAGTGCGTTTCTGTCTGTCGATCCCATCTCTGCTACAGAAGTGGCATTCGGTCGCTACTATTATGCAAACGGTAACCCCTACAGGTTCACCGATCCGGATGGGCGTGCCCCAGATGAAAAGGTTCGCAGCCCACGGGTGGCTACTGTCGGAAGCGCGATCAAGGGGGTAGGAGTGGCTCCCGGCTCACGGATGGGAACCTTGGGAGGGGCTCAGGTGTCCAGTGGTGGTTCGAGTTCACAAAAAGGGCGCCGCAAAGAATGCAAAAAGAGGATTGTTCATTCAAGGTGCAGAAATGAGCTATGA
- a CDS encoding cysteine desulfurase — MNLSTPRPIEARTDAPDWARVRLDFPLLMREVHGKPLVYFDNANTGQKPVQVIGAVDEFYRRYNANVSRAVHALGTEATDAYEGARNTLARFLNVRSSDLVLCSGTTFAINLVAYSWALPRLKAGDVILVSRMEHHANIVPWQLVAQRTGATIRVAEITPDGALDLDALRAAMTPEVKLLAVAHVSNVLGTVNPVREICREARKRGIVTVVDGSQAVPHRKVDVTALGCDFYAITGHKMCGPTGTGALWARREHLDAMPPFLGGGEMIKEVSFDGTVFNDAPHKFEAGTPNIAGFIGLGVAAHYLQDIGLEHVEAREAELLAHFTEELRKVDGLRIIGEAPEKAAVVSFLIDGAHAHDLATLLDLEGVAVRSGQHCAHPLLQYYGVAATCRASLAFYNTHEEIERFMAALTKVRKLLG, encoded by the coding sequence ATGAACCTGTCCACCCCGCGACCGATCGAAGCACGCACCGACGCACCCGACTGGGCGCGCGTGCGCCTGGACTTCCCGCTGTTGATGCGCGAGGTGCACGGCAAGCCGCTGGTGTATTTCGACAACGCCAACACCGGCCAGAAGCCGGTGCAGGTGATCGGCGCGGTGGACGAGTTCTACCGCCGCTACAACGCCAACGTCAGCCGTGCGGTACACGCACTGGGCACCGAAGCCACCGATGCCTACGAAGGCGCGCGCAACACGCTCGCGCGCTTCCTCAACGTGCGCAGCAGTGACCTGGTGCTGTGCAGCGGCACCACCTTCGCGATCAATCTGGTTGCCTATTCCTGGGCGCTGCCGCGCTTGAAGGCCGGCGACGTGATCCTGGTCTCGCGCATGGAACACCACGCCAACATCGTGCCCTGGCAGCTGGTTGCCCAGCGTACCGGCGCGACCATCCGCGTGGCCGAGATCACCCCCGACGGCGCGCTGGACCTGGACGCGCTGCGCGCGGCGATGACTCCCGAGGTCAAGCTGCTGGCCGTGGCCCACGTGTCCAACGTGCTGGGCACCGTGAACCCGGTGCGCGAGATCTGCCGTGAAGCACGCAAGCGTGGCATCGTCACCGTGGTCGATGGCTCGCAGGCCGTGCCGCATCGCAAGGTCGATGTCACCGCCCTCGGTTGCGACTTCTACGCCATCACCGGCCACAAGATGTGCGGCCCGACCGGCACCGGCGCACTGTGGGCGCGCCGCGAACACCTGGACGCGATGCCACCGTTCCTGGGCGGCGGCGAGATGATCAAGGAAGTCAGCTTCGACGGCACCGTCTTCAACGACGCCCCGCACAAGTTCGAAGCCGGCACCCCCAACATCGCCGGTTTCATCGGCCTGGGCGTGGCCGCGCACTACCTGCAGGACATCGGCCTGGAGCACGTGGAAGCACGCGAAGCCGAACTGCTGGCGCACTTCACCGAAGAGCTGCGCAAGGTTGATGGCCTGCGCATCATTGGCGAGGCACCGGAGAAGGCGGCTGTGGTGTCATTCCTGATCGACGGCGCGCACGCGCACGATCTGGCTACCCTGCTGGACCTGGAAGGCGTAGCCGTGCGTTCGGGCCAGCACTGTGCGCATCCGCTGCTGCAGTACTACGGGGTGGCCGCGACCTGCCGTGCGTCGTTGGCGTTCTACAACACGCATGAAGAGATCGAGCGGTTCATGGCTGCATTGACGAAGGTGCGGAAGTTGCTGGGGTGA
- the sufD gene encoding Fe-S cluster assembly protein SufD, with translation MSALLDSMAQAFNGSDARREVLDSVLRDGLPGARSETWKYTSLRQLERRAFAPAPLSPTLLDAALLDDIPAPRLVFVNGRLNDALSDVQNLPAGVQLETLSSALTAGEDAVRFLGRRYERSDEVFARLNAALADEGVVLRVDADVQVEVPVQLVFASVAADTDLAWHHRHLIELRTGASLGVVEHRFSVGDSAHLDNTVLHAHVARDAVLKHARVQAGSARQTTFLRTDAVLARDAQYHRVDLELGAALSRHELNVRLEGDNAQLTANGVLLGNGRRHVDTRLGIDHIARDTSAELQWRGVAAGRSRVVFHGGIQIRAGADGTDANLSNKNLLLSADAEIDTQPTLVIDADEVKAAHGATVGQLDANALFYLRSRGLPQAQAQALLSAAFCHEPLKVLPDALREQLARRLDKALAEAGVA, from the coding sequence ATGAGCGCCCTGCTCGACTCGATGGCCCAGGCCTTCAACGGCAGCGATGCGCGCCGCGAAGTGCTCGACAGCGTGCTGCGCGACGGCCTGCCCGGCGCACGCAGCGAGACCTGGAAGTACACCTCGCTGCGCCAGCTGGAGCGCCGCGCGTTCGCACCGGCACCGCTGAGCCCGACGCTGCTCGATGCCGCGCTGCTGGACGACATCCCGGCGCCGCGCCTGGTGTTCGTCAACGGCCGCCTCAACGACGCGTTGAGCGACGTGCAGAACCTGCCCGCCGGCGTGCAGCTGGAAACGCTGTCGTCGGCGCTGACCGCAGGCGAGGATGCCGTGCGCTTCCTCGGCCGCCGCTACGAACGCAGCGACGAAGTGTTCGCCCGCCTCAACGCCGCCCTCGCCGATGAAGGCGTGGTGCTGCGCGTGGATGCCGACGTGCAGGTCGAGGTGCCGGTGCAGCTGGTGTTCGCCAGCGTTGCCGCCGACACCGATCTGGCCTGGCACCATCGCCACCTGATCGAACTGCGTACCGGCGCCAGCCTGGGTGTGGTCGAGCACCGCTTCAGCGTGGGCGATTCGGCGCACCTGGACAACACCGTGCTGCACGCCCACGTGGCCCGCGATGCCGTGCTCAAGCACGCCCGCGTGCAGGCTGGCAGCGCGCGCCAGACCACCTTCCTGCGCACCGACGCGGTGCTCGCACGGGACGCGCAGTACCACCGCGTGGACCTGGAACTGGGTGCCGCGCTCAGCCGCCATGAACTGAACGTGCGCCTGGAAGGCGACAATGCCCAGCTGACCGCCAACGGCGTCCTGCTCGGCAACGGCCGTCGGCACGTCGATACCCGCCTGGGCATCGACCATATCGCCCGCGACACCAGCGCCGAGCTGCAGTGGCGCGGCGTGGCCGCCGGCCGCAGCCGCGTGGTGTTCCACGGTGGCATCCAGATCCGCGCCGGCGCCGACGGTACCGATGCCAACCTGTCCAACAAGAACCTGCTGCTGTCGGCCGACGCCGAGATCGATACCCAGCCGACGCTGGTGATCGATGCCGATGAAGTGAAGGCCGCACACGGTGCCACCGTCGGCCAGCTCGACGCCAACGCGCTGTTCTACCTGCGTTCGCGCGGACTGCCGCAGGCCCAGGCGCAGGCGCTGCTGAGCGCCGCGTTCTGCCACGAGCCGCTGAAGGTGCTGCCCGATGCGCTGCGCGAGCAGCTGGCTCGCCGGCTGGACAAGGCACTGGCCGAGGCGGGCGTGGCATGA
- the sufC gene encoding Fe-S cluster assembly ATPase SufC, whose amino-acid sequence MLKIENLHARIGDKEILKGLSLDVKPGQVHAIMGPNGAGKSTLGNVLAGRDGYDVTEGSVQFDGVDLLDQDPEARAAAGLFLAFQYPVEIPGVNNTYFLRAALNAQRKARGEDELDSMQFLKLVRQKLAVLHLKDELLHRGVNEGFSGGEKKRNEIFQLAVLEPKLAILDETDSGLDIDALKSVADGVNALRAADRSFLVITHYQRLLDYIKPDVVHVLADGRIVKSGGPELALELEAHGYDFLKDRVVPEAAV is encoded by the coding sequence ATGCTGAAGATCGAAAACCTCCACGCCCGCATCGGCGACAAGGAAATCCTCAAGGGCCTGTCGCTGGACGTGAAGCCCGGCCAGGTGCACGCCATCATGGGCCCCAACGGCGCCGGCAAGTCCACACTGGGCAATGTCCTGGCCGGCCGCGACGGCTACGATGTGACCGAAGGCAGCGTGCAGTTCGACGGCGTCGACCTGCTCGATCAGGACCCGGAAGCGCGCGCCGCTGCCGGCCTGTTCCTGGCGTTCCAGTACCCGGTTGAAATCCCCGGCGTGAACAACACCTACTTCCTGCGCGCCGCGCTGAATGCCCAGCGCAAGGCGCGCGGCGAGGATGAACTGGATTCCATGCAGTTCCTCAAGCTGGTGCGGCAGAAGCTGGCCGTGCTGCACCTGAAGGACGAGCTGCTGCACCGTGGCGTCAACGAAGGCTTCTCCGGCGGTGAGAAGAAGCGCAACGAGATCTTCCAGCTGGCCGTGCTGGAGCCGAAGCTGGCGATCCTGGACGAGACCGATTCGGGCCTGGACATCGACGCGTTGAAGAGCGTGGCCGACGGCGTCAACGCACTGCGCGCGGCCGACCGCTCGTTCCTGGTCATCACCCATTACCAGCGCCTGCTGGACTACATCAAGCCGGACGTGGTGCATGTGCTGGCCGATGGCCGCATCGTCAAGAGCGGCGGCCCGGAACTGGCACTGGAACTGGAAGCGCATGGCTATGACTTCCTGAAGGACCGGGTCGTGCCCGAGGCGGCGGTCTGA
- the sufB gene encoding Fe-S cluster assembly protein SufB: MATETIETVASDDTPNREIHEQLGRKYSAGFITDIESDSLPAGLDEDTIRALSAKKEEPEWMTQWRLDAYRHFLTMPMPNWAKLQIAPIDLQALSYYSAPKGPKYASLDDVPKELLDTYDKLGVPLHERAKLAGVAVDAVFDSVSVGTTFRKELAEKGIVFCSMSEAIKEHPELVRQYLGTVVPVGDNYFAALNSAVFSDGSFVFIPKGVRCPMELSTYFRINAGHTGQFERTLIICEDKAYVSYLEGCTAPMRDENQLHAAVVELVALEDAEIKYSTVQNWYPGDENGVGGIYNFVTKRAECRGARSKVTWTQVETGSAITWKYPSCVLLGDDSVGEFHSVALTHHRQQADTGTKMIHVGKRTKSKIISKGISAGRGQNTYRGLVKVDRNADGARNYTQCDSLLIGKQCGAHTFPYIEVKNPGATVEHEATTSKISDDQLFYCRARGISQEDAVSMIVDGFCKQVFRELPMEFAVEAKKLLEVSLEGSVG; encoded by the coding sequence ATGGCCACCGAAACCATCGAAACCGTCGCCAGCGACGACACCCCCAACCGCGAGATCCACGAGCAGCTCGGCCGCAAGTATTCGGCCGGCTTCATCACGGACATCGAATCGGATTCCCTTCCTGCCGGCCTGGACGAGGACACCATCCGCGCCCTCTCGGCCAAGAAGGAAGAGCCGGAATGGATGACCCAGTGGCGCCTGGACGCCTACCGCCACTTCCTGACCATGCCGATGCCGAACTGGGCCAAGCTGCAGATCGCGCCGATCGACCTGCAGGCGCTCAGCTACTACTCCGCGCCGAAGGGTCCGAAGTACGCCTCGCTGGACGACGTGCCGAAGGAACTGCTGGACACCTACGACAAGCTGGGCGTGCCGCTGCACGAGCGCGCCAAGCTGGCCGGCGTGGCGGTGGACGCGGTGTTCGACTCGGTGTCCGTCGGTACCACCTTCCGCAAGGAACTGGCCGAGAAGGGCATCGTGTTCTGCTCGATGTCCGAAGCGATCAAGGAACACCCGGAGCTGGTGCGCCAGTACCTGGGCACGGTGGTGCCGGTGGGCGACAACTACTTCGCCGCGCTCAATTCGGCGGTGTTCTCCGATGGCAGCTTCGTGTTCATTCCCAAGGGCGTGCGCTGCCCGATGGAACTGAGCACCTACTTCCGCATCAACGCCGGCCACACCGGCCAGTTCGAGCGCACGCTGATCATCTGCGAGGACAAGGCGTACGTGTCCTACCTGGAAGGCTGCACCGCGCCGATGCGCGATGAGAACCAGCTGCATGCCGCGGTGGTCGAGCTGGTCGCGCTGGAAGATGCCGAGATCAAGTACTCCACCGTGCAGAACTGGTACCCCGGCGACGAGAACGGCGTCGGCGGCATCTACAACTTCGTCACCAAGCGTGCCGAATGCCGTGGCGCGCGCAGCAAGGTCACCTGGACCCAGGTCGAGACCGGTTCGGCGATCACCTGGAAGTACCCGTCCTGCGTGCTGCTGGGCGACGACTCGGTCGGTGAGTTCCACTCGGTGGCACTGACCCACCACCGCCAGCAGGCCGACACCGGCACCAAGATGATCCACGTCGGCAAGCGCACCAAGAGCAAGATCATCAGCAAGGGCATCAGCGCCGGCCGCGGCCAGAACACCTACCGCGGCCTGGTCAAGGTCGACCGCAATGCCGACGGCGCGCGCAACTACACCCAGTGCGATTCGCTGCTGATCGGCAAGCAGTGCGGCGCCCACACCTTCCCCTACATCGAGGTGAAGAACCCGGGCGCCACCGTCGAGCACGAGGCCACCACCTCGAAGATCTCCGACGACCAGCTGTTCTACTGCCGCGCCCGTGGCATCAGCCAGGAAGACGCGGTGTCGATGATCGTCGACGGCTTCTGCAAGCAGGTGTTCCGCGAGCTGCCGATGGAGTTCGCAGTGGAAGCCAAGAAGCTGCTGGAAGTCTCGCTGGAAGGCTCGGTGGGCTGA
- a CDS encoding SUF system Fe-S cluster assembly regulator, producing the protein MLRVTKLTDYATVVLTVLAARPGEVLSATELAEFTGLEPPTVSKVLKPLAQAGLVEGLRGVRGGYRLTRPAVQISLFEVVEAMEGPLALTECSHDHHQCGMAPKCGARSSWRLINDVVSEALRDVSLAQILPPLPLVDEEQRRTIAVDVVS; encoded by the coding sequence ATGTTGCGCGTCACCAAGCTCACCGACTACGCCACCGTCGTACTGACCGTGCTCGCCGCCCGTCCGGGCGAGGTGCTCAGTGCCACCGAGCTGGCCGAATTCACCGGTCTGGAACCGCCCACTGTCAGCAAGGTGCTCAAGCCCCTGGCCCAGGCCGGTCTGGTCGAAGGCCTGCGCGGTGTGCGCGGTGGCTACCGGCTGACCCGCCCCGCCGTGCAGATCTCGCTGTTCGAAGTGGTCGAGGCCATGGAAGGGCCGCTGGCCCTGACCGAATGCAGCCACGACCATCACCAGTGCGGCATGGCCCCCAAGTGCGGTGCGCGCAGCAGCTGGCGGCTGATCAACGACGTGGTCTCCGAGGCCCTGCGCGATGTCAGCCTGGCGCAGATCCTGCCCCCCCTTCCCCTTGTCGACGAAGAACAGCGCCGCACCATCGCTGTCGACGTCGTCTCCTGA
- a CDS encoding SET domain-containing protein, whose translation MPKKIQARKSAIHGNGVFAVAPIQQGARVIQYKGLLRSHGDVDADDSGDVESGHTFLFTLNDDWVIDANYKGNDARWINHSCDPNCEAVIEEDEDGDSRGDKVFIEALRDIKAGEELTYNYGITLAERHTAKLKKIWECRCGSPKCTGTMLQPKR comes from the coding sequence ATGCCGAAGAAGATCCAAGCCCGCAAGTCCGCCATCCATGGCAACGGCGTGTTCGCCGTAGCCCCGATCCAGCAGGGCGCGCGCGTGATCCAGTACAAGGGCCTGCTGCGCAGCCATGGCGATGTCGACGCCGACGACAGCGGTGACGTCGAAAGTGGTCATACCTTCCTGTTCACCCTCAACGACGACTGGGTGATCGATGCCAACTACAAGGGCAACGACGCGCGCTGGATCAACCACAGCTGTGATCCGAACTGCGAGGCCGTGATCGAGGAAGACGAGGACGGTGACAGCCGGGGCGACAAGGTCTTCATCGAGGCCCTGCGCGATATCAAGGCCGGCGAAGAGTTGACCTACAACTACGGCATCACCCTGGCCGAGCGCCATACGGCCAAGCTGAAGAAGATCTGGGAGTGCCGCTGCGGCTCGCCCAAGTGCACCGGGACGATGCTGCAGCCCAAGCGCTGA
- a CDS encoding type 1 glutamine amidotransferase domain-containing protein, producing MAQRIAGKQVAILATHGFEQSELIEPKRLLEEQGAIVTVVSPAKEATIKGWKDKDWGGVVAVDLALDQADAERFDALVLPGGVINPDTLRTDEAALGFIRGVAEAGKPVAAICHGPWLLINSGLAKGREVTSWPSLQQDLVNAGARWRDAAVVVDGTLITSRKPDDIPAFSEAVVKALAA from the coding sequence ATGGCACAACGTATCGCCGGCAAGCAGGTTGCCATCCTCGCCACCCACGGCTTTGAACAGTCCGAACTGATCGAACCCAAGCGCCTGCTGGAAGAGCAGGGGGCGATCGTCACGGTCGTGTCGCCAGCCAAGGAGGCGACCATCAAGGGCTGGAAGGACAAGGACTGGGGAGGGGTGGTGGCAGTGGACCTGGCGCTGGACCAGGCCGACGCCGAGCGCTTCGATGCGCTGGTCCTGCCAGGCGGCGTCATCAATCCGGACACGCTGCGCACCGACGAGGCGGCGCTGGGCTTCATCCGCGGCGTGGCCGAGGCCGGCAAGCCGGTGGCGGCGATCTGCCATGGTCCGTGGCTGCTGATCAACAGCGGCCTGGCCAAGGGCCGCGAGGTGACGTCGTGGCCGTCGCTGCAGCAGGACCTGGTCAACGCTGGCGCGCGCTGGCGCGATGCGGCCGTGGTGGTGGATGGCACGCTGATCACCAGCCGCAAGCCGGATGACATCCCGGCCTTCAGCGAGGCCGTGGTCAAGGCGCTGGCAGCGTAA
- a CDS encoding DUF1439 domain-containing protein: MRLRSLMTRLAASTVLIAAAIGAQAAPSISGRELSVGASDVQQYLDGSFPRTQDALGGLIALTMSHPQLSLPAGERLNLGMDVALATAGGSPAPLGTVKLSSGLRYDAQTQGFHLQQPSVDDFTPANQGGRLDSRTRALLNAWLSDYAQREPIYKLDPAVAGLLGALQVEAAQVKNGKLVVTFNQNLGNLVPAGILGK; this comes from the coding sequence ATGCGCCTGCGATCCCTGATGACCCGCCTCGCCGCCTCCACCGTGCTGATCGCTGCGGCGATCGGCGCGCAGGCCGCGCCTTCCATTTCCGGCCGCGAACTGTCGGTCGGTGCCAGCGACGTGCAGCAGTATCTGGACGGCAGCTTCCCGCGCACCCAGGATGCCCTGGGCGGACTGATCGCGTTGACCATGAGCCACCCGCAGCTGAGCCTGCCGGCGGGCGAGCGCCTGAACCTGGGCATGGACGTGGCGCTGGCCACCGCCGGCGGCAGCCCCGCCCCACTCGGTACGGTGAAGCTCAGCAGCGGCCTGCGCTATGACGCGCAGACCCAGGGCTTCCACCTGCAGCAACCCAGCGTCGATGATTTCACCCCAGCCAACCAGGGCGGTCGCCTGGACTCGCGCACCCGCGCCCTGCTCAACGCATGGTTGAGCGATTACGCGCAGCGCGAACCGATCTACAAGCTCGACCCGGCCGTGGCCGGCCTGCTTGGCGCCCTGCAGGTAGAGGCCGCGCAGGTGAAGAACGGCAAGCTGGTGGTCACCTTCAACCAGAACCTGGGCAACCTGGTGCCGGCCGGGATTCTCGGCAAGTAA
- a CDS encoding DUF3861 family protein, whose amino-acid sequence MASPSTRYRISVTPIEKDGHPCTGRCTIELEHRASRDLMRLLEAAPRTAGLSGDERATLVVATQLLRDIVQRHADTDGHALAAVAAQVLPALDALEQLPASR is encoded by the coding sequence ATGGCCAGCCCGTCCACCCGCTACCGGATCTCGGTGACCCCGATCGAAAAGGACGGGCACCCCTGCACCGGGCGCTGCACCATCGAACTGGAACATCGCGCCAGCCGCGACCTGATGCGGCTGCTGGAAGCGGCGCCACGCACCGCCGGCCTGAGCGGTGATGAGCGCGCCACCCTGGTGGTCGCCACGCAGCTGCTGCGCGACATCGTGCAGCGCCACGCCGACACCGACGGTCACGCGCTTGCGGCGGTGGCCGCACAGGTGCTGCCGGCGCTGGACGCGCTGGAACAGCTGCCGGCATCGCGCTGA
- a CDS encoding HU family DNA-binding protein, whose protein sequence is MAKTAKKAAPKKAVKKVATKAAAKPAAPKPIKEVLTKSGLVAHIAEASGVVAKDVRAVLASLESAVASSVHKKGAGSFTLPGLLKISTVNVPAKPKRKGINPFTKEEQWFAAKPATTKLKVRPLKKLKDAAL, encoded by the coding sequence ATGGCAAAGACCGCTAAGAAGGCTGCCCCGAAGAAGGCAGTGAAGAAAGTCGCGACGAAGGCAGCCGCCAAGCCGGCCGCTCCGAAGCCGATCAAGGAAGTGCTGACCAAGTCCGGCCTGGTTGCACACATCGCTGAAGCCTCCGGCGTTGTCGCCAAGGACGTCCGCGCTGTGCTGGCCTCGCTGGAAAGCGCCGTCGCCTCCTCGGTCCACAAGAAGGGCGCTGGCTCGTTCACCCTGCCGGGCCTGCTGAAGATCAGCACCGTCAATGTGCCGGCCAAGCCGAAGCGCAAGGGCATCAACCCGTTCACCAAGGAAGAACAGTGGTTCGCTGCCAAGCCGGCCACCACCAAGCTCAAGGTGCGCCCGCTGAAGAAGCTCAAGGACGCTGCGCTCTAA